Proteins from a single region of Desulfovibrio sp. JC022:
- a CDS encoding ABC transporter ATP-binding protein gives MTAPILKIKNLTTSFATPGGIIKAVDNASLDLGQGETLAIVGESGCGKTVLSLSIMGLIPDPPGRITDGQVLYRDQDLVQLSEQEMQKIRGNHLSMVFQEPMTSLNPVFKIGDQIGETLRLHKGMDKQQAAEAAVDALKQVGIPNPHKRLDNFPHELSGGMRQRVMIAMALVCSPEVLIADEPTTALDVTIQAQILRLLDDLKHTMNGSLMLITHDLGVVARVATRVAVMYAGQIVESASISEIFKEPLHPYTQGLLNSVPRLGCRTELTPIPGNVPALLDLPKGCRFHPRCERAFALCREQEPQLLDKNGRQVRCWLHT, from the coding sequence ATGACCGCACCTATCTTAAAAATCAAGAATCTGACCACATCTTTCGCCACTCCAGGCGGAATCATCAAGGCTGTGGATAATGCCAGTCTGGACTTAGGGCAAGGAGAAACTTTAGCCATTGTCGGGGAATCCGGCTGCGGCAAGACCGTGCTCTCCCTCTCAATTATGGGACTTATCCCCGATCCGCCGGGGCGAATCACTGACGGACAGGTTCTTTATCGCGATCAGGACCTTGTGCAACTATCCGAACAGGAAATGCAAAAAATTCGCGGTAACCACCTCTCCATGGTCTTTCAAGAACCTATGACCTCACTTAATCCGGTTTTCAAAATCGGAGACCAGATCGGCGAAACCTTACGTTTGCACAAGGGCATGGATAAACAGCAGGCCGCCGAAGCCGCAGTAGACGCCCTCAAACAAGTAGGCATTCCCAATCCGCACAAGCGACTCGACAATTTTCCCCACGAACTGAGCGGCGGCATGCGTCAACGGGTCATGATCGCCATGGCTCTGGTCTGTTCCCCGGAAGTTCTCATTGCTGACGAACCGACCACCGCACTGGACGTAACCATCCAAGCACAGATCCTGCGTCTGCTGGATGATCTGAAACACACAATGAACGGTTCGCTCATGCTCATTACTCATGATCTGGGAGTGGTGGCAAGGGTCGCCACAAGAGTTGCTGTCATGTATGCAGGACAGATTGTGGAATCCGCATCCATCTCTGAAATTTTCAAGGAACCGCTGCATCCGTACACTCAGGGATTACTCAATTCAGTACCGAGGCTGGGTTGCCGCACCGAACTCACCCCCATTCCCGGAAATGTCCCGGCCCTGCTTGATCTGCCCAAAGGCTGCCGCTTCCATCCGCGCTGTGAAAGGGCCTTTGCCCTTTGCCGCGAGCAGGAACCTCAACTATTAGATAAGAACGGCAGGCAGGTACGCTGCTGGCTGCATACTTAA
- a CDS encoding ABC transporter ATP-binding protein codes for MNENILEIKNVKRHYPVSNGLLSLSKATVKAVNGVTLEVKKGETLGLVGESGCGKSTLARLLTGLEKPDQGSINFNGRKLDEWTATERSTMLQMVFQDPYSSLNPRQRIGRIISESMRIHKSGSKDEIQQRVERLLVQVGLRPEHHKRYPHEFSGGQRQRVAIARAIAMNPDLIICDEPVSALDVSVQAQVLNLLKSIQQEFGLSYVFISHDLSVVSHISDRVAVMYLGQIMEITTAEELYHNPQHPYTQILLDAVPVPDPELQKEDVIISDDMPSPISPPTGCPFHPRCPKAMDVCSQDQPELKETTNGHKVSCHLY; via the coding sequence ATGAATGAAAATATACTGGAAATAAAAAACGTCAAACGACACTACCCCGTCAGCAACGGACTGCTGTCGCTATCCAAGGCAACAGTTAAAGCGGTAAACGGCGTTACCCTTGAAGTGAAAAAAGGCGAAACTCTCGGTCTTGTGGGCGAATCCGGCTGCGGTAAATCCACTCTTGCCCGATTACTTACCGGACTGGAAAAACCGGATCAGGGCAGCATAAATTTTAACGGACGCAAGCTTGACGAATGGACCGCAACAGAGCGCAGCACCATGCTCCAGATGGTCTTTCAGGACCCGTATTCATCGCTTAACCCACGGCAGCGAATCGGTAGAATTATTTCTGAATCCATGCGTATTCACAAGTCAGGCAGCAAAGATGAAATTCAGCAGCGAGTGGAAAGGCTGCTTGTTCAGGTAGGATTGAGACCGGAACACCACAAACGCTACCCCCACGAATTTTCCGGAGGTCAGCGTCAGCGTGTTGCAATAGCTAGAGCTATCGCCATGAACCCGGATTTGATCATCTGCGATGAACCCGTTTCCGCACTGGATGTTTCCGTTCAAGCACAGGTCCTCAACCTGCTTAAATCCATCCAGCAGGAATTCGGTCTGAGCTATGTTTTTATTTCCCATGATCTTTCAGTAGTCAGCCATATCAGTGACCGGGTGGCGGTCATGTATCTAGGCCAAATCATGGAAATTACTACTGCGGAAGAACTTTACCACAATCCGCAGCACCCCTATACCCAAATCCTGCTCGACGCTGTTCCAGTACCGGACCCGGAACTTCAAAAAGAAGATGTAATAATTTCCGATGACATGCCCAGCCCCATCTCGCCACCAACAGGCTGCCCTTTCCATCCCCGCTGCCCCAAAGCCATGGATGTCTGCTCACAGGACCAGCCGGAGCTTAAAGAGACGACAAACGGGCATAAGGTTTCATGTCATTTGTATTAA
- a CDS encoding L-serine ammonia-lyase yields the protein MESLRELYRIGVGPSSSHTMGPRMAAERFLEKHSDAPRFRVTLFESLAATGKGHLTDWAILSVLGDDKTELIWKAEEKMPEHPNGMQFESLDDSGAVVDVWKVYSVGGGAIREEGAAASNADPVYGLSSIADIMAHCEDKGITYWEYVEQCEGPEIWDFLRGIWEVMEASLERGLEAEGVLPGSIGLRRQAKSYYRRTKHAGPDMQLTGMTTAYALAVSEENAGGGEIVTAPTCGSCGIVPATLRYLKDTQEHIKENDILRALATAGLFGDVIKTNASISGAEVGCQGEVGSACAMASAAATQLMGGTLRQIEYAAEMGLEHHLGLTCDPVDGLVQIPCIERNACASTRALARAQMSILSDGSHRIPFDEVVEVMKKTGHDLPSLYRETAEGGLAKAYNERGK from the coding sequence ATGGAGTCTTTAAGAGAGTTGTACCGTATTGGAGTGGGGCCTTCTTCCAGTCATACAATGGGACCGCGTATGGCTGCGGAAAGGTTTTTGGAAAAGCATTCTGATGCACCCCGGTTCAGGGTAACACTTTTTGAGAGTCTTGCCGCCACAGGCAAGGGGCACCTTACCGATTGGGCTATACTCAGTGTTCTGGGTGATGATAAAACAGAGTTGATCTGGAAAGCCGAAGAGAAAATGCCTGAGCATCCCAATGGAATGCAGTTTGAATCTTTGGATGATTCCGGTGCTGTTGTGGATGTCTGGAAAGTTTACAGTGTCGGCGGTGGTGCCATTCGTGAAGAGGGTGCTGCTGCATCAAATGCTGACCCTGTTTACGGATTAAGTTCCATTGCTGATATCATGGCCCATTGTGAAGACAAGGGAATTACTTACTGGGAATACGTTGAACAGTGTGAAGGTCCTGAAATCTGGGATTTTCTGCGAGGTATCTGGGAAGTAATGGAAGCTTCTCTTGAACGTGGTCTGGAGGCGGAAGGGGTTCTTCCCGGTTCCATCGGTCTGCGCAGGCAGGCTAAGTCATATTATCGTCGTACCAAGCATGCCGGTCCTGATATGCAGCTTACCGGAATGACCACTGCTTACGCCCTTGCAGTTTCTGAAGAAAATGCCGGTGGCGGGGAAATCGTAACAGCTCCTACCTGCGGATCATGCGGCATAGTTCCGGCTACTTTACGTTATCTCAAAGATACTCAGGAACACATCAAGGAAAATGATATTCTCCGCGCACTTGCTACAGCTGGGCTTTTCGGAGATGTAATTAAGACAAATGCTTCTATTTCAGGTGCTGAGGTCGGGTGTCAGGGTGAAGTCGGTTCGGCTTGCGCTATGGCATCGGCTGCCGCCACCCAGCTTATGGGCGGCACTTTGCGCCAGATTGAATACGCAGCGGAAATGGGGCTTGAGCATCACTTGGGTCTGACCTGTGATCCCGTGGACGGACTGGTGCAGATTCCCTGCATTGAGCGCAATGCCTGCGCTTCTACCCGTGCACTCGCCCGAGCTCAGATGTCCATCCTTTCCGACGGCTCGCACCGCATCCCCTTTGATGAGGTTGTGGAAGTTATGAAGAAAACCGGGCATGACCTGCCCAGTCTTTACCGTGAAACAGCCGAAGGCGGGCTGGCAAAAGCTTATAATGAGCGCGGGAAATAA
- a CDS encoding arsenate reductase ArsC, whose amino-acid sequence MTNKLNILFLCTGNSCRSQMAEGWTRHLKSDLINVYSAGIETHGLNPSAVKVMAEDGVDISGHKSTHIDELRDVPIDIVVTVCDHAHETCPFFPGGSKVVHVGFDDPPKMAKEIAEQGGSNEEQMDCFRRVRDEIRRFVENLPEGLV is encoded by the coding sequence ATGACAAATAAGCTGAATATTTTGTTTTTGTGTACAGGCAATTCATGTCGTAGTCAGATGGCAGAGGGGTGGACCAGACATTTGAAAAGTGATCTTATTAATGTTTATTCCGCAGGTATTGAAACACATGGACTTAATCCGTCCGCAGTAAAGGTCATGGCTGAAGACGGGGTTGATATTTCAGGTCATAAATCTACACATATTGATGAGCTCAGGGATGTTCCCATCGATATAGTTGTTACAGTTTGTGATCATGCCCATGAGACCTGCCCGTTTTTTCCGGGTGGCAGCAAAGTTGTCCACGTGGGCTTTGATGACCCGCCGAAAATGGCCAAGGAAATTGCAGAGCAGGGCGGCTCTAATGAAGAGCAGATGGACTGTTTTCGCAGGGTTCGTGATGAGATCAGGAGGTTTGTGGAAAACCTGCCTGAAGGGTTGGTCTAA
- a CDS encoding ABC transporter substrate-binding protein translates to MLKKICVLVIFILLSCVATAQAKPKVLFIESYHAGYAWDKEITKGLKSVFQDKVELFNFQMDTKRLKAEYYTEQADKAWQYYLKVKPDVVVVSDDNALMLLSGRFLKTETPVVYVGINNNPRNYAPLGKNLTGVLERPLYKRTVKYLKELLSLQNGKVLILLDKSTTTQAFKASVFRDRESIVISGVETDIKLLSVFDTWKSVVKRASEDGYKAIVIGLYHRVFDKGLHVDSEEVLGWTSKKSPVPVFAFWEMSVGKGKAVGGMVLSGEEQGFAAAKMVMSILDGIPVNSIKPIMPAQGEFVFSQSELDRWKIRLPQYIKKQARMVE, encoded by the coding sequence ATGCTGAAGAAGATTTGTGTGCTTGTAATTTTCATATTGCTTTCTTGCGTTGCTACAGCTCAGGCAAAACCCAAAGTGCTCTTTATTGAGAGTTATCATGCTGGGTATGCCTGGGATAAGGAAATAACAAAAGGGCTTAAGTCTGTTTTTCAGGATAAGGTTGAGTTGTTTAATTTTCAAATGGACACTAAACGCTTAAAGGCTGAGTACTATACTGAGCAGGCCGACAAGGCCTGGCAGTATTATTTGAAGGTGAAGCCGGATGTTGTAGTTGTGTCGGATGATAATGCGCTGATGTTGTTGTCCGGGCGGTTTTTAAAGACTGAAACCCCAGTTGTTTATGTTGGAATCAATAATAACCCCCGTAATTATGCCCCATTGGGCAAGAATCTTACTGGCGTTCTTGAGCGTCCTCTTTATAAAAGGACAGTAAAATATTTGAAGGAATTGCTTTCTTTGCAAAATGGGAAGGTATTAATACTGCTTGATAAGAGTACTACTACTCAGGCTTTTAAGGCTTCTGTGTTTCGTGATAGAGAGAGTATCGTCATAAGTGGTGTTGAAACAGACATTAAGTTGTTGTCGGTGTTTGATACATGGAAGAGTGTGGTAAAGAGGGCTTCAGAAGATGGTTACAAAGCAATAGTTATTGGTCTGTATCACCGTGTTTTTGATAAAGGCCTCCATGTTGATAGTGAAGAAGTTCTTGGGTGGACTTCGAAGAAGTCCCCTGTTCCTGTTTTCGCTTTTTGGGAAATGAGTGTGGGGAAGGGGAAGGCTGTTGGTGGAATGGTTTTAAGCGGGGAAGAGCAGGGATTTGCTGCTGCGAAAATGGTAATGAGCATTCTTGATGGGATTCCTGTCAACTCTATTAAGCCTATTATGCCCGCTCAAGGGGAATTTGTTTTCAGTCAGTCGGAGCTTGATAGGTGGAAGATCAGGCTTCCTCAATATATTAAAAAACAGGCTCGTATGGTCGAGTAG
- a CDS encoding universal stress protein: protein MKSMKMLVAFDGSENSFKAVEYVGNIARNCSGAEIVLLYVERLPDKDIFPDDEAWEKQCGENEQAIRAKLVEAEKNLIAVGVNPEEIQTEYFASCKSPFHETDICSTGRSIGMDILRIREEGGYGTIIIGRRGVSKAEEFLFGSVSTKIVQSAVGCTVWVVN from the coding sequence ATGAAATCCATGAAAATGCTGGTTGCCTTTGACGGTTCTGAAAATTCATTCAAGGCTGTGGAATACGTGGGTAATATTGCCCGAAATTGTTCCGGTGCCGAGATTGTTCTTCTTTATGTGGAACGATTGCCTGATAAAGATATCTTCCCTGACGATGAGGCATGGGAAAAGCAGTGCGGCGAAAATGAGCAGGCAATAAGAGCAAAGCTTGTTGAAGCTGAGAAAAATCTGATAGCAGTGGGAGTAAATCCTGAAGAGATTCAAACTGAGTATTTTGCCAGCTGTAAGTCTCCGTTTCATGAAACGGATATCTGCTCCACAGGACGCAGCATCGGTATGGATATTCTGCGTATTCGGGAAGAGGGCGGTTACGGTACTATCATTATCGGCAGACGCGGGGTTAGTAAGGCTGAAGAATTTCTGTTCGGTTCTGTTTCCACCAAGATTGTTCAATCTGCTGTGGGATGTACCGTCTGGGTGGTTAACTGA
- a CDS encoding serine/threonine protein kinase produces the protein MSKEVRDLIKTHLPDYSGSRFGDLYTDTTEFMNIDFSDVIKLGDEHFFVSKNEMERRFGLDDPKYWVKRCKRLENSRHHILKLVFYEKFPMNIGPFKIECFRSPRKEARILDLVRGDMRFMQGYSVNDSAGNNVRVLDIIRGKRLDVWVHNIDVDHRTYFHEHFPDILEKYIGACEAIKFLHDNDEKHGDIRRDHLWVEYETGNYRWIDFDYAFELYENPFGLDVFGLGSILIYLAGKANFTPQTMNDYGIDPSMLSGINPGDYSVVIGNRVVNLRKIYDYIPSSLNNILMHFSSSSSVFYESVDELMLDMNNSLKEIRGL, from the coding sequence ATGAGCAAGGAAGTCCGGGACCTGATAAAGACGCATCTGCCTGATTATAGCGGTTCCCGTTTCGGGGATTTGTATACCGACACCACTGAATTCATGAATATTGATTTCAGTGATGTTATTAAGCTTGGGGATGAACATTTTTTCGTTTCCAAGAATGAAATGGAGCGCAGATTCGGCCTTGATGATCCGAAGTATTGGGTTAAAAGGTGCAAGCGGCTGGAGAACAGCCGGCATCATATTCTGAAGCTCGTTTTTTATGAAAAATTTCCTATGAATATCGGTCCGTTCAAGATCGAATGTTTCAGGAGTCCGCGTAAAGAGGCCCGTATACTTGATCTGGTTCGGGGCGATATGCGTTTCATGCAGGGCTATTCTGTCAACGATTCCGCCGGGAACAATGTGCGGGTGCTTGATATTATTCGCGGCAAGCGCCTTGATGTCTGGGTCCATAATATCGATGTTGATCATCGCACTTATTTTCATGAACATTTTCCCGATATTCTTGAGAAGTATATCGGAGCTTGTGAGGCGATCAAGTTTCTGCACGATAATGATGAAAAGCATGGTGATATCCGCAGGGATCATCTCTGGGTTGAGTATGAAACCGGAAATTACAGGTGGATTGACTTTGATTATGCTTTTGAACTTTATGAAAATCCCTTTGGTCTTGATGTTTTCGGATTAGGGAGTATCCTGATTTATCTTGCCGGGAAAGCCAATTTTACTCCTCAGACCATGAATGATTATGGAATTGATCCATCCATGCTTTCGGGAATAAATCCGGGAGATTATTCGGTAGTAATTGGTAACCGGGTTGTAAATCTGCGTAAGATTTATGATTATATCCCGTCTTCTTTGAATAATATACTCATGCACTTTTCATCCTCCAGCTCTGTCTTTTATGAGAGTGTGGATGAATTGATGCTGGATATGAATAACAGCTTGAAGGAAATACGTGGCTTGTAA
- the rsgA gene encoding ribosome small subunit-dependent GTPase A gives MNQKHYSLDELGWKDCFKDQLDKDNEEMVPARVTMTHKGHLVVSTGQSELLLKIAGKGIGSLNEQPTVGDWLLMDSETMVPMKVLERTSLLQRMAPGQEVKLQPIAANIDTLFIVSSCNSEFNLNRIERYISLALEAGVNFVLVLTKEDLTEEAQKYRKEAEHLFDDMPIVTINGKDPQSVESLQKWFKPGETVALLGSSGVGKTTLLNTINGTEKEKTGAIRSVDDKGRHTTTTRSLHVMPTGALLIDVPGIRELQLHDCHAGINRAFSEIVEAEEMCRFSDCSHDREPGCGVREALENKDITRRRLENYLKLKEEAEKNTEEIAERAKRMAGKKKKRYSRKWKQ, from the coding sequence TTGAACCAAAAACATTATTCATTGGATGAACTTGGCTGGAAGGACTGTTTTAAAGACCAGCTCGACAAGGACAACGAAGAAATGGTCCCCGCACGGGTTACCATGACTCACAAGGGCCATCTGGTTGTTTCCACCGGTCAGTCCGAACTTCTGCTGAAAATTGCCGGGAAAGGCATAGGCAGCTTAAATGAACAACCCACCGTAGGTGACTGGCTGCTCATGGATAGTGAGACCATGGTGCCGATGAAGGTTCTTGAACGAACCAGTCTGCTCCAACGCATGGCTCCCGGTCAGGAAGTTAAGCTGCAACCCATAGCCGCCAATATAGATACACTTTTCATTGTTTCCTCCTGCAACAGCGAATTCAACCTGAACCGCATTGAGCGTTACATCAGCCTTGCTCTAGAGGCCGGGGTGAATTTCGTGCTGGTGCTGACCAAGGAAGACCTCACTGAGGAAGCCCAGAAATATCGCAAAGAGGCTGAGCATCTTTTTGACGACATGCCTATAGTGACCATCAACGGTAAAGACCCGCAGAGCGTCGAATCCCTGCAAAAATGGTTCAAGCCCGGCGAAACAGTAGCCCTGCTCGGTTCGTCCGGGGTCGGTAAGACTACCCTGCTAAACACCATCAACGGCACTGAAAAAGAAAAGACCGGAGCCATTCGCTCAGTTGACGATAAAGGCCGCCACACCACAACCACGCGCTCCCTGCATGTAATGCCTACCGGGGCATTGCTCATTGATGTTCCGGGCATTCGCGAATTGCAGCTTCATGACTGCCATGCCGGAATCAACCGGGCTTTCAGCGAAATAGTGGAAGCAGAAGAGATGTGCCGTTTTTCAGATTGCAGCCACGACCGGGAACCGGGCTGCGGAGTCCGTGAAGCCCTTGAAAATAAGGATATTACCCGACGCAGACTTGAAAATTACCTGAAACTGAAAGAAGAAGCTGAAAAGAACACCGAAGAAATAGCTGAACGGGCTAAACGAATGGCCGGAAAAAAGAAAAAAAGATACTCGCGCAAATGGAAGCAATAA
- a CDS encoding TIGR01777 family oxidoreductase — translation MRVVITGGTGFIGKSLSRGLVSKGYQVICLTRSSRPSEISGVRNVVWDGKSSSGWLEYADGADAIVNLAGDNIASGRWTAAKKQSILASRVDAGRAVSEAVTKAKVKPQVVIQGSAIGYYGSCGPEPVNENSPKGDLFLSDVVEKWEASTVSVEEHGVRRVIARTAMVLGNGGALAKMIGPFKSGLGSYLGHGHQGVSWVHIADEVRAIIFLIEKEKCHGVYNLSSIHPLTFNHFADSLGSVLGKKVRLRVPAFVLKLVMGQMAEEILLSGQFVLPERLISAGFKFNFTDAGDALCAIVEK, via the coding sequence ATGCGAGTCGTGATTACCGGCGGAACCGGATTTATCGGGAAGAGCTTGAGTCGTGGATTGGTTTCAAAAGGATATCAGGTCATATGTCTGACCCGGTCCAGCCGTCCTTCTGAAATTTCCGGGGTCCGTAATGTTGTCTGGGATGGTAAAAGTTCTTCCGGTTGGCTGGAGTATGCGGACGGAGCGGACGCCATCGTCAATCTTGCCGGGGATAATATTGCCTCCGGGCGTTGGACTGCGGCAAAAAAGCAGTCCATCCTTGCCAGCAGGGTGGATGCAGGCAGGGCGGTCAGTGAGGCTGTGACCAAGGCGAAAGTCAAACCGCAGGTGGTTATTCAAGGTTCAGCTATCGGCTATTACGGTTCCTGCGGTCCTGAGCCGGTCAATGAAAATTCACCCAAGGGTGATCTGTTTCTTTCCGATGTTGTTGAAAAATGGGAAGCCAGTACCGTCTCGGTTGAAGAGCACGGTGTGCGCCGGGTAATAGCTCGTACTGCAATGGTTCTGGGTAATGGCGGTGCGCTGGCAAAAATGATCGGCCCTTTCAAGTCAGGACTGGGCAGCTATCTTGGACATGGTCATCAGGGCGTTTCATGGGTCCATATTGCGGATGAGGTCCGGGCCATAATTTTTTTGATTGAGAAGGAGAAGTGCCATGGCGTTTATAATTTAAGCTCCATTCATCCTCTGACTTTTAATCATTTTGCGGATTCCCTCGGCAGCGTGCTAGGTAAAAAAGTCCGGCTGCGTGTCCCTGCCTTTGTGCTTAAATTGGTCATGGGCCAAATGGCGGAAGAAATATTGCTCAGCGGGCAGTTTGTGTTGCCGGAGAGACTTATTTCTGCCGGCTTCAAATTTAATTTTACTGATGCCGGGGATGCTTTGTGCGCTATTGTTGAGAAGTAA
- a CDS encoding transporter substrate-binding domain-containing protein — protein sequence MIAGKGAGVRTFFLSLLYLAVFLLFGQVANAESILAEGDNNYPPYEYLEDGVPTGFNVDIIRAVGEVLGLDIGINLRPWSEVVENLEKGASDVVIGMYFTPARTEFFDFSIPHNIISHTIFVRSGSYIKRLEDLHDKEILVQRSDIMHEYALEHYPNATIVPVADQGLALKLLSSGKHDAALLGKMQNLFRADEQNIDNLDTAGADFAFGKYCFAVRKGDAELLGRLNEGLNLIKRSGKYDEIYEKWFGVYERESLYDKIIHYGFLVLTPLLIFLVLSMLWVGLLRHKVRKKTELLRTELQERLRIEKNLQEVQLYLSSIINSMPSVIVGVDKECRINQWNLEAEKVYGLQRDDVLEKALVEIVPSLSGELERVRIALKTGVKVVDLQVRRYVGKRVRYENVTIYPLNEPGVEGAVIRIDDITDRMNFEQMVMQNEKMLSVGGLAAGMAHEINNPLAIILGNVQNITRQTSKGLKKNDLVAQECGTTIETIHNYMEKRGVSHKVESIFEAGVRSAKIVSNMLSFSRKSDKVKGCHSLPALLDITVDLVSSSYSLKEKYDFKQIEIVREFENDIPDVWCESNEIQQVFLNLIRNGAEAIQGKEYEGEGPRMILRVRRSGDLVRVEIEDNGPGMDDSVSNRIFEPFYTTKEVGKGTGLGLSVSYFIVAEHHGGTMKVDSMPGEWTRFIIQLPIEEIKC from the coding sequence TTGATTGCAGGAAAGGGTGCTGGGGTGAGAACTTTTTTCTTGTCGCTGTTGTATCTGGCAGTGTTCCTTTTGTTTGGACAGGTTGCCAATGCTGAAAGTATTCTTGCGGAAGGAGACAACAACTATCCTCCGTATGAATACTTGGAAGATGGTGTGCCCACGGGGTTTAATGTAGATATAATCCGGGCGGTCGGGGAAGTTCTCGGACTGGATATCGGTATAAACCTCCGTCCTTGGAGTGAGGTTGTTGAGAACCTTGAAAAAGGGGCCAGCGACGTTGTTATCGGAATGTATTTTACCCCGGCCAGAACTGAATTCTTCGATTTTTCAATTCCTCATAACATTATTTCTCATACCATCTTTGTGCGCTCAGGCTCTTATATTAAAAGACTTGAAGATTTGCATGATAAGGAAATTCTGGTCCAGCGCAGCGACATAATGCACGAGTATGCTTTGGAGCATTACCCGAACGCGACAATTGTTCCTGTTGCGGATCAGGGGCTTGCTTTGAAGCTCTTGTCGTCCGGCAAGCACGATGCGGCATTGCTGGGGAAGATGCAGAATCTTTTTCGTGCTGATGAGCAAAATATTGATAATCTGGATACTGCAGGGGCTGATTTTGCGTTCGGCAAATATTGTTTTGCTGTGCGCAAGGGCGATGCTGAATTGCTGGGCCGATTGAATGAAGGGCTGAACCTTATTAAAAGGTCCGGGAAATATGATGAAATTTATGAAAAATGGTTCGGAGTTTACGAGCGCGAAAGTCTTTATGATAAGATTATCCATTATGGTTTTTTGGTCCTGACTCCTCTCTTGATCTTTCTTGTGCTGTCTATGCTTTGGGTCGGTCTGTTGCGCCATAAGGTCAGGAAGAAGACTGAATTGTTGCGCACGGAACTTCAGGAAAGACTTCGGATTGAGAAGAATTTACAGGAAGTTCAACTTTACCTGTCAAGTATAATTAATTCAATGCCTTCTGTTATTGTCGGGGTGGATAAGGAGTGTCGGATCAACCAGTGGAATCTTGAGGCGGAAAAAGTTTACGGTCTTCAAAGGGATGATGTTCTTGAAAAGGCGTTGGTTGAGATTGTACCCAGCTTGTCAGGTGAATTGGAGCGGGTCCGTATTGCTTTAAAGACAGGTGTGAAGGTGGTCGATCTACAGGTCCGCAGGTATGTGGGCAAACGTGTTCGTTATGAGAATGTGACTATTTATCCTTTGAATGAACCCGGCGTAGAGGGAGCGGTTATAAGGATTGATGATATTACCGACCGCATGAATTTTGAGCAGATGGTGATGCAAAATGAGAAAATGCTCTCTGTTGGCGGACTTGCAGCCGGAATGGCTCATGAAATTAATAATCCGCTGGCGATCATTTTAGGTAATGTCCAAAATATTACCCGGCAGACTTCCAAGGGGCTGAAAAAGAACGACCTAGTTGCGCAGGAGTGCGGAACGACCATAGAAACGATCCATAATTATATGGAAAAGCGGGGTGTTTCGCATAAAGTTGAAAGTATATTTGAAGCCGGAGTCCGTTCAGCCAAAATAGTATCCAATATGCTGAGCTTCAGCCGTAAGAGCGATAAGGTCAAGGGATGTCATAGCTTACCGGCACTTCTGGATATAACGGTTGACTTGGTTTCAAGCAGTTACAGCCTGAAAGAAAAATATGATTTCAAACAGATAGAAATAGTCCGTGAATTTGAGAATGATATTCCCGATGTGTGGTGTGAGAGTAATGAAATTCAACAGGTCTTTTTGAATCTGATCAGAAACGGGGCTGAAGCCATACAAGGCAAGGAGTATGAAGGTGAGGGGCCGCGTATGATTTTAAGGGTCAGACGATCCGGAGATTTGGTCAGGGTGGAAATTGAAGACAACGGTCCCGGTATGGATGATAGTGTAAGTAATAGAATTTTTGAACCCTTTTACACTACAAAGGAAGTAGGCAAAGGGACCGGGCTGGGACTTTCTGTTTCGTATTTTATTGTCGCTGAGCATCATGGCGGAACTATGAAAGTAGATTCCATGCCCGGAGAATGGACCCGTTTCATAATTCAATTACCCATAGAAGAAATAAAATGTTGA
- a CDS encoding TetR/AcrR family transcriptional regulator, giving the protein MTKKDTVLKAAKELFGELGYSGTTFKKIADRAGVAVGLLSHHYGNKEKLFRAAGFDVAERLTQALQDEVVQAENGYDAVYRFARRYLEFSVDPEEDFLVLIRCSPYSDLKTGEDRDAMVHKFVQIPVLLENCVARGVRDGSIPQLPVSETASVVLCNLVGAVRTNLLTPYSPPSLYKEILNFISRALKPA; this is encoded by the coding sequence ATGACCAAAAAGGATACTGTACTAAAAGCGGCTAAAGAGCTCTTCGGTGAGTTAGGATATAGCGGCACTACATTTAAAAAAATTGCCGACCGTGCCGGTGTTGCAGTGGGATTGCTTTCCCATCACTATGGGAATAAGGAAAAGCTCTTTCGCGCGGCCGGTTTTGACGTTGCTGAACGTCTGACTCAGGCTTTGCAGGATGAGGTTGTCCAGGCTGAGAACGGTTATGATGCCGTATATAGGTTTGCCCGCCGTTATCTTGAGTTCTCCGTTGACCCTGAAGAGGATTTTCTGGTGCTGATCAGGTGTTCTCCTTACAGTGATCTGAAAACCGGGGAAGACAGGGACGCAATGGTCCATAAGTTTGTTCAGATACCTGTCTTGCTTGAAAACTGTGTCGCCCGCGGTGTCCGCGACGGTTCTATTCCCCAGTTGCCTGTCTCAGAGACTGCTTCAGTTGTGCTCTGTAACCTTGTCGGTGCGGTAAGGACTAATCTTCTTACTCCTTACAGTCCTCCCAGTCTTTATAAAGAAATTTTGAATTTTATAAGCAGGGCCCTTAAGCCTGCATAA